From the genome of Methanofollis sp., one region includes:
- a CDS encoding chemotaxis protein CheA has translation MSDMEEYRGLFVTESRENLDTIAQALLTLEECEDRETIDEIFRSAHTIKGASASMGYMKLEKLCHSMEDLFDLIRNGKLKASAPLIDLFLACTDQIDDILESIDGGGDDTGHSIDDLVSSLEAWTNGGDGGAPANGEPENNGVDEARPEEAPSPSGSGDMYVVGVDLVPECSMKDVRAMIVLSNLEEIGQIVSTKPAREEIENGKIEAHFEVVVQSEAGAEALRAAVSGTDIAGVTVDLDAPRPVQKPQKKPEEASQKSDHHERGREIKNLRVDLHLLDQMMNLVEDLVINRGRLKQIAQKNQIKEFDEALNMVGRSVADLQNLMMHIRMIPLNHIFNRLPRVVRDVAQHDHKEVEFVIEGGDTELDRSVMDGLNDPLLHLIRNAVDHGVEPPEERKAAGKPEKGLLRLSARRDRDNVVIRIEDDGAGVNYEKVRQKAVSRGLYTAEEAATLTDDQIIDVLFNPGFSTADTITDISGRGVGLDVVRAAIESLKGSIKVESIRGKGTCFELVLPPTMAIVEVMMVRINGKRCAIPISNVVEVAMLKSEGIHRVGNSRVILLRDEVLPLYTLDDMFGSFQSGEVLVVLQYRSKKCGILANVVEGQQEVVVKPLSALVGSCPGVGGVTIPGDGEVVPVLDVNTIV, from the coding sequence ATGTCTGATATGGAAGAGTACAGGGGACTGTTTGTAACAGAATCCCGGGAGAACCTTGACACAATTGCTCAGGCCCTCCTGACCCTTGAAGAGTGTGAAGACCGGGAAACGATCGATGAGATCTTCAGGTCGGCCCACACGATCAAGGGCGCCTCGGCCTCGATGGGCTATATGAAGCTCGAAAAGCTCTGTCATTCGATGGAGGACCTCTTCGACCTCATCAGGAACGGGAAGCTGAAGGCTTCTGCTCCTCTCATCGACCTTTTCCTCGCCTGTACCGATCAGATCGATGACATCCTGGAATCCATCGACGGTGGGGGAGATGACACCGGGCACTCCATCGACGACCTGGTCTCGTCTCTTGAAGCCTGGACAAATGGGGGAGATGGCGGCGCTCCGGCTAACGGCGAACCCGAAAACAACGGTGTCGACGAGGCCCGCCCCGAAGAAGCACCCTCTCCCTCCGGGTCCGGCGATATGTATGTCGTCGGGGTCGACCTGGTCCCCGAATGTTCGATGAAGGATGTCAGGGCGATGATCGTCCTCTCCAACCTCGAAGAGATCGGCCAGATCGTCTCCACGAAACCGGCCCGGGAGGAGATCGAGAACGGGAAGATCGAGGCCCACTTCGAGGTCGTCGTCCAGAGCGAGGCCGGTGCCGAGGCGCTCAGGGCAGCAGTCTCCGGGACCGACATCGCCGGTGTCACCGTTGACCTGGATGCTCCTCGCCCGGTGCAAAAACCTCAGAAAAAACCGGAAGAGGCGTCCCAGAAATCCGATCACCATGAACGGGGCCGGGAGATCAAGAACCTCAGGGTCGATCTTCACCTCCTCGACCAGATGATGAACCTGGTCGAGGACCTCGTCATCAACCGCGGGCGTCTCAAGCAGATCGCCCAGAAGAACCAGATCAAGGAGTTCGACGAGGCCCTGAATATGGTGGGCCGCTCTGTGGCCGACCTGCAGAACCTGATGATGCACATCAGGATGATCCCGTTGAACCACATCTTCAACCGCCTCCCGCGGGTTGTCAGGGACGTGGCGCAACACGACCACAAGGAGGTCGAGTTCGTCATCGAGGGCGGCGACACCGAACTTGACCGGAGTGTCATGGACGGCCTCAACGACCCCCTCCTCCACCTGATCAGGAATGCCGTCGACCACGGCGTCGAACCCCCCGAGGAGAGGAAAGCGGCCGGAAAACCGGAGAAAGGTCTTCTCCGCCTCTCGGCCCGGCGTGACCGCGACAATGTCGTCATCAGGATCGAGGACGACGGTGCCGGGGTCAACTACGAGAAGGTCCGCCAGAAGGCTGTTTCCCGGGGACTGTACACCGCCGAAGAGGCGGCCACCCTGACAGACGACCAGATCATCGACGTCCTTTTCAACCCGGGATTCTCGACCGCCGATACGATCACCGATATCAGCGGGAGAGGCGTCGGTCTTGACGTGGTCAGGGCGGCGATCGAGTCCCTGAAAGGGTCTATCAAGGTCGAGTCGATCCGCGGAAAGGGTACCTGTTTCGAACTTGTCCTGCCGCCCACCATGGCCATCGTCGAGGTGATGATGGTCAGGATCAATGGAAAGAGGTGCGCAATCCCGATCTCGAATGTTGTCGAGGTGGCGATGCTCAAGAGCGAGGGGATCCACAGGGTCGGCAATAGCCGGGTGATCCTCCTGAGAGACGAGGTGCTCCCCCTCTACACGCTGGACGACATGTTCGGCAGTTTCCAATCGGGCGAAGTCCTTGTCGTCCTTCAGTATCGTTCAAAGAAATGCGGGATCCTGGCCAATGTCGTAGAAGGGCAGCAGGAAGTCGTCGTAAAGCCGCTCAGCGCCCTTGTCGGAAGTTGTCCCGGGGTCGGGGGTGTCACCATCCCCGGTGACGGCGAAGTGGTGCCGGTCCTTGATGTGAACACCATAGTATGA
- a CDS encoding response regulator: MGRILIVDDTLFMRTLLKNILFSGGHTIVGEAENGEEAIARYQELKPDLVTMDVVMPKMNGIDALKNIRAADPNAKVVMCTAVGQEQMVKLAVKTGAKGYIVKPFQAPKVLEEVKNVLGA; encoded by the coding sequence ATGGGAAGAATCCTTATCGTCGATGACACGCTCTTCATGCGAACTCTCCTGAAGAATATCCTCTTCTCCGGGGGGCACACCATTGTTGGCGAAGCAGAAAACGGTGAAGAAGCCATTGCCAGATATCAGGAACTGAAGCCTGATCTCGTTACGATGGACGTCGTCATGCCGAAGATGAACGGCATCGACGCGTTGAAGAACATCCGCGCGGCCGATCCGAATGCAAAAGTCGTGATGTGTACCGCGGTGGGTCAGGAACAGATGGTAAAACTGGCAGTAAAAACCGGTGCGAAAGGCTATATTGTCAAGCCCTTCCAGGCGCCGAAAGTGCTTGAGGAGGTGAAAAACGTCCTTGGGGCTTGA
- a CDS encoding chemotaxis protein CheC, producing MQLTALQTDALGELGNIGAAHAATTLSQMLMSQIEMDVPAVSIVDISKFYSVIDDECAALVVFQITGEAHGQGYVVLYMPQKSAVCLTNTMLGMNDMDREINDMDQSALIEVGNIMVSAFLDATAELLGIVMLPSPPSLCVDMAHAGIQSILAEVAQDTDEVVIFRTNLHNGQNEIEGTILLFPDLTLLKNLVTLLESLTSPAQSS from the coding sequence ATGCAATTAACAGCGTTACAGACGGATGCACTGGGAGAACTCGGGAACATTGGTGCGGCCCATGCAGCGACCACCCTCTCCCAGATGCTCATGAGCCAGATCGAGATGGATGTACCGGCGGTCTCCATCGTCGACATCTCAAAGTTCTACTCGGTTATCGATGACGAATGTGCTGCGCTTGTTGTCTTCCAGATTACCGGCGAAGCCCATGGACAGGGGTATGTCGTTCTCTATATGCCGCAGAAGTCGGCGGTCTGCCTGACCAATACGATGCTTGGCATGAACGACATGGACCGGGAGATCAATGACATGGACCAGAGCGCTCTGATCGAGGTGGGGAACATCATGGTCTCGGCGTTCCTGGATGCGACCGCCGAACTGCTCGGTATCGTCATGCTGCCGTCTCCGCCGTCTCTCTGCGTGGATATGGCTCATGCAGGCATTCAGTCGATCCTTGCAGAGGTTGCACAGGACACGGACGAAGTGGTCATCTTCAGGACGAACCTTCATAATGGCCAGAACGAGATCGAGGGGACGATCCTCCTCTTCCCTGACCTGACATTGCTCAAAAACCTTGTCACCCTCCTTGAATCCCTGACTTCGCCGGCTCAGTCTTCCTGA
- a CDS encoding AAA family ATPase, with protein MRILIRGERISRIAFAHHKGGTGKTTSCLNIAGYLQASGRRVLVVDCDPQANATSGLGIVPGSTENTVYDLFMRRFDDYPDVSPAEVVVETASGIDLLPSSLDLVGAEPYLYTIDDRASVLKTALDEIADLYDMVLIDTPPSMGQLVINGLVAADHAIVTLDPGIFSLGGVSNMKTIFQDIQTCAGGTVRPEIAIIGPGSRESAARKGFFSSFFHRLFPADEDGGIEAEVAKTFLRVEKVPYSPEIPMAQKEGVPISHYAPNCPAGRVYRNIAAFVEGWN; from the coding sequence TTGAGAATTCTCATAAGAGGTGAAAGGATCTCGCGCATCGCATTTGCCCATCATAAGGGAGGCACCGGCAAGACGACGTCATGCCTCAATATAGCCGGGTATCTCCAGGCATCGGGCCGGAGAGTGCTTGTCGTCGACTGCGACCCGCAGGCGAATGCAACCTCAGGCCTTGGCATCGTCCCGGGTTCGACAGAAAACACAGTCTACGACCTCTTCATGAGGCGGTTCGACGACTATCCCGACGTGTCTCCCGCGGAGGTTGTCGTCGAGACCGCATCGGGCATCGACCTCCTCCCCTCGTCCCTCGACCTCGTCGGCGCGGAACCCTACCTCTATACCATCGATGACCGGGCGTCTGTCCTGAAAACCGCGCTCGACGAGATCGCAGACCTGTACGATATGGTCCTCATCGACACCCCGCCGAGCATGGGCCAGCTCGTCATCAACGGCCTTGTCGCGGCCGACCACGCGATCGTCACACTGGACCCCGGGATCTTCTCGCTCGGAGGTGTCAGTAACATGAAGACAATATTCCAGGACATCCAGACCTGTGCAGGCGGGACGGTCCGCCCGGAGATCGCGATAATCGGCCCGGGGAGCAGAGAGTCTGCCGCACGGAAAGGATTTTTTTCTTCGTTCTTTCACCGCCTGTTCCCTGCCGACGAAGATGGCGGGATCGAGGCCGAGGTCGCAAAGACCTTCCTGCGGGTAGAGAAAGTGCCGTACTCTCCCGAAATCCCGATGGCCCAGAAAGAAGGTGTCCCCATCTCCCACTACGCTCCCAACTGCCCCGCGGGGCGCGTGTACCGGAATATCGCGGCCTTTGTCGAAGGCTGGAACTGA
- the cheB gene encoding chemotaxis-specific protein-glutamate methyltransferase CheB, whose translation MIRVLIVDDSIFIRTILKDTLSASPGIEIVGSASDGEEGLRMIDELRPDAMTLDIEMPKVSGIELLKRLKGAEYRPKILMLSSLTSKDAEHTRLALSLGADDFMLKPQDIFRVRGLKEELVAKIRHLIEIRPAQKVRSVSDELATHVVLFGSSAGGLQQLDRVLSDLSPEMTAAVVITQHMPEGFTAALAERFNRICPLPVHESENGHLIKKGEVIVCKAGFHSVISSLLTREGKTGGKIVHSTAPPVHAVRPAIDKTFSSAAKTYGRNTLAVVLSGMGNDCGEGAVDVKAAGGTVFVCKEEDCLVYGMARSALKRNSVDKVLPLSDIPREVLKTVRTMEMGNV comes from the coding sequence ATGATTCGGGTGCTTATTGTCGATGATTCAATCTTTATCAGGACGATACTGAAGGATACCCTCAGTGCTTCCCCGGGAATAGAGATCGTCGGCTCCGCTTCAGATGGCGAGGAGGGTCTCAGGATGATCGACGAGCTCAGGCCAGATGCCATGACACTCGATATCGAGATGCCGAAGGTCAGCGGGATCGAGTTATTGAAGAGGCTGAAAGGTGCGGAGTACCGTCCCAAGATCCTGATGCTCAGTTCTCTCACCTCGAAGGACGCCGAACACACCCGCCTGGCCCTGAGCCTTGGCGCCGACGACTTCATGCTGAAACCGCAGGACATCTTCCGGGTGCGTGGCCTGAAAGAAGAACTTGTGGCAAAGATCAGGCATCTGATAGAGATCAGGCCGGCACAAAAAGTCAGATCCGTATCAGACGAGCTTGCCACCCATGTGGTCCTCTTTGGTTCGTCGGCCGGCGGCCTCCAGCAACTGGACCGTGTCCTCTCTGACCTCTCCCCTGAAATGACGGCAGCTGTCGTCATCACGCAGCATATGCCCGAAGGGTTTACGGCTGCCCTTGCCGAGCGTTTCAACCGGATCTGTCCTCTTCCCGTACATGAATCCGAAAACGGCCATCTCATAAAAAAAGGCGAGGTCATTGTCTGTAAGGCGGGGTTCCACTCCGTGATCTCCTCGTTGCTGACGAGGGAGGGAAAAACCGGAGGAAAAATCGTCCATTCCACAGCGCCGCCGGTCCATGCCGTCCGCCCGGCGATTGACAAGACCTTCTCGTCGGCGGCAAAGACCTATGGGCGCAATACGCTCGCGGTTGTCCTGAGCGGGATGGGGAACGACTGCGGCGAAGGTGCGGTTGATGTCAAGGCCGCCGGAGGGACGGTTTTCGTATGCAAAGAGGAAGACTGTCTCGTCTATGGGATGGCCCGCTCTGCATTGAAGAGGAACAGCGTCGATAAAGTCCTCCCTCTCTCGGATATACCCCGTGAGGTACTGAAGACGGTTCGAACAATGGAGATGGGAAATGTCTGA
- a CDS encoding protein-glutamate O-methyltransferase CheR, translated as MDDFAALNRTIERIVGIRTSQYKEDYIKRRVLSRMRISGNETFDEYHRYLISHEEEKEDLRNALTINVTEFFRDLEVFTVVGQKVLPELLKKKTRIRIWCAGCSTGEEAYTYAMLARDLTLTHEIDCTIIATDIDKIVLEKAKQGIYERRSLKNMTESQIKRHFTLRDDGKYEVKPEVKALVRFSNHDLMSGAPAARFLDLVSCRNVTIYFNEQQKTDLALLFHGSLGQGGYYVMGKTEYLGRDVEHLFTPFDSLQKIYVKA; from the coding sequence ATGGACGACTTTGCTGCACTCAACAGGACCATCGAACGTATCGTCGGCATACGGACATCGCAGTACAAGGAGGACTACATCAAGCGGAGAGTGCTCTCGCGGATGCGGATCTCGGGGAACGAGACCTTTGACGAGTACCACCGCTACCTGATCTCCCATGAAGAAGAAAAAGAGGATCTGAGAAACGCCCTCACCATCAACGTCACCGAGTTCTTCCGTGACCTGGAGGTCTTCACGGTCGTCGGGCAGAAAGTGCTCCCCGAACTCCTGAAGAAAAAAACCCGGATCAGGATCTGGTGCGCCGGGTGCTCGACAGGGGAAGAGGCCTACACCTATGCGATGCTCGCCAGGGACCTCACCCTCACCCATGAGATCGACTGCACGATCATCGCCACGGACATCGACAAAATCGTGCTTGAAAAAGCAAAGCAGGGTATATACGAGAGACGGTCCCTGAAGAACATGACAGAGTCGCAGATAAAGCGGCACTTCACCCTGAGGGATGACGGGAAATACGAGGTGAAGCCCGAGGTGAAGGCCCTTGTCAGGTTTTCAAACCATGACCTGATGTCGGGCGCCCCGGCCGCACGGTTCCTGGACCTCGTCTCCTGCAGGAATGTGACCATCTACTTCAACGAACAACAGAAGACCGACCTGGCCCTCCTCTTCCACGGCTCCCTCGGGCAGGGCGGATATTATGTGATGGGCAAGACTGAGTATCTCGGTCGGGACGTCGAACACCTCTTCACACCGTTCGACTCCCTCCAGAAGATCTATGTCAAGGCCTGA
- a CDS encoding CheF family chemotaxis protein, which produces MTEVPVKIEIDGKWVGAKLTLGPDEIQVTGPKSFAISNKSIFDLDAKGSVLSITIKGQENQPIKIASVEKVLNVLKRHILATCNAYRLAAYFMSPAVRGGVFVKDARWEKGGIDVLKSGIWFFSNTEQICVPLADVAAIELTKREVQGKDTDVVKIDHIEGTEVVTSFVLCPLTTLQILYNFLKDATKGMDMEGDLDPKSAQVAMLVYSGMDTASIENMLGVSLKEIDQIYDALIRLGLAEVAVVRREVKLTTKGVRYITDATKV; this is translated from the coding sequence ATGACTGAAGTTCCTGTTAAAATCGAGATTGATGGAAAATGGGTGGGTGCAAAGTTGACTCTCGGGCCTGACGAGATTCAGGTTACCGGGCCGAAATCTTTTGCTATTTCCAACAAGTCGATCTTTGACCTTGATGCGAAAGGCAGTGTCCTCAGCATCACCATAAAAGGGCAGGAAAACCAGCCGATAAAGATCGCGTCCGTCGAAAAAGTGTTGAATGTTCTGAAAAGACATATCCTCGCTACATGTAATGCCTACCGCCTTGCCGCTTACTTCATGTCCCCCGCAGTCAGGGGCGGGGTGTTTGTCAAGGATGCACGCTGGGAAAAAGGCGGCATTGATGTATTGAAGTCGGGCATCTGGTTTTTTTCGAATACAGAGCAGATATGCGTTCCTCTTGCCGACGTTGCAGCCATCGAACTGACCAAGCGCGAGGTGCAGGGGAAGGACACGGATGTTGTGAAGATCGACCATATCGAGGGAACCGAGGTAGTCACCAGTTTTGTCCTCTGCCCCCTCACCACCCTGCAGATCCTCTATAATTTTCTGAAGGACGCCACAAAGGGCATGGATATGGAGGGGGACCTGGACCCGAAGTCCGCACAGGTCGCCATGCTCGTCTACAGCGGGATGGATACGGCGTCGATTGAGAATATGCTCGGTGTATCCCTGAAAGAGATTGACCAGATCTATGATGCCCTGATCCGTCTTGGTCTTGCGGAGGTTGCGGTGGTCAGGAGAGAGGTAAAACTTACCACAAAAGGCGTCAGGTACATCACAGACGCCACAAAAGTTTAA
- a CDS encoding DEAD/DEAH box helicase yields GRLVLAGDDCQLPPIVKAAGADHEKSEYQDSVFAWLRRRDIDRKKPYTSQLLENWRMNSTLSRFPAETLYGPGYTPATAEVAARQIRRAPSDDDPFVTWVLDPAHPLVVVVLEEVRATVENTAEAALVADLTAALRSSLLLGGPEETYPDTKAGDAAFWNRGVFVVSPHHAQIAAIKKALAERRAWKSEPFVDTVDKMQGQQCEAVVVSYGVSDPETALAEAAFIYSRNRLNVSVTRAEAKCVVFLPRPLLEPSFELFQDPATAEGLDYMLKLVAFCRREGETRVFSLPGCGKVSVFRA; encoded by the coding sequence GGGGGAGGCTCGTGCTCGCGGGCGACGACTGCCAGTTGCCGCCCATCGTGAAGGCGGCGGGCGCCGACCACGAAAAATCGGAGTATCAGGACTCGGTCTTTGCGTGGCTGCGGCGGCGGGACATCGACCGGAAAAAACCGTACACCTCGCAACTCCTTGAAAACTGGCGCATGAACAGCACCCTCTCCCGCTTCCCCGCCGAGACCCTCTACGGCCCCGGCTACACGCCGGCGACGGCCGAGGTCGCGGCCAGGCAGATCAGGCGTGCGCCCTCCGACGACGACCCCTTCGTCACCTGGGTGCTCGACCCCGCCCACCCCCTCGTCGTCGTCGTGCTCGAAGAGGTGCGGGCGACCGTCGAGAACACCGCGGAGGCGGCACTCGTGGCAGACCTGACCGCCGCCCTCCGGTCGTCTCTCCTCCTGGGAGGGCCTGAGGAGACCTATCCCGACACGAAGGCCGGCGACGCCGCCTTCTGGAACAGGGGCGTCTTCGTCGTCAGCCCGCACCACGCCCAGATCGCGGCGATCAAAAAAGCCCTTGCAGAGAGACGGGCCTGGAAGTCAGAACCCTTCGTGGACACCGTGGACAAGATGCAGGGGCAGCAGTGCGAGGCGGTGGTCGTATCGTACGGGGTGAGCGACCCCGAGACCGCCCTCGCCGAGGCCGCGTTCATCTACAGCAGGAACCGCCTCAACGTATCGGTCACGCGGGCGGAGGCGAAGTGCGTCGTCTTCCTCCCGCGCCCTCTCCTGGAACCGTCCTTCGAACTCTTCCAGGACCCGGCGACCGCCGAAGGGCTGGACTACATGCTGAAGTTGGTCGCGTTCTGCCGAAGAGAGGGGGAGACGAGAGTATTTTCCCTTCCAGGCTGCGGGAAAGTTTCTGTGTTCAGAGCATGA
- a CDS encoding chemotaxis protein CheD → MVEFQPIGVNARVIGIGEYCVGSGPMTTIGLGSCIALILHNERLSLGGMAHVMLPESKGHRDRPGKFADTAVAVLLEGMDAQGSRNGSLTAKLVGGANMFGFNDNNLNIGDRNIKAVHMSLQEHRIPVISEDVGGKVGRSVLYFPENHGKITVRNASGTCTEM, encoded by the coding sequence ATGGTCGAATTTCAGCCTATCGGTGTGAATGCGCGGGTTATCGGGATCGGGGAGTACTGTGTGGGCAGCGGGCCGATGACCACCATCGGTCTTGGTTCATGCATCGCCCTGATCCTCCATAATGAGCGTCTTTCTCTCGGCGGCATGGCGCATGTCATGCTGCCTGAAAGCAAAGGCCACAGGGATCGGCCGGGAAAGTTTGCGGATACGGCTGTCGCCGTCCTTCTCGAAGGAATGGATGCACAGGGGTCGAGGAATGGGTCGCTCACGGCAAAACTGGTGGGCGGAGCCAATATGTTCGGGTTCAATGACAATAACCTGAATATCGGCGATCGGAATATCAAGGCTGTCCACATGTCCCTGCAGGAACACCGTATCCCGGTCATCTCCGAGGATGTTGGCGGGAAGGTGGGGCGGTCGGTGCTGTACTTCCCGGAGAACCACGGAAAGATCACGGTCCGAAATGCGAGCGGAACATGCACCGAGATGTAA
- a CDS encoding methyl-accepting chemotaxis protein, producing the protein MISGKPGRMALFAAPSAIIGTDSDQTEETGQQIGECIRPILDALNSALAGDPSASLQGKEIPESLSELGTAVEEAIAHIHEAREEAGKARTEREAEIAKIRKESDAEIEKARKEHEAAVARLHTVEEETGKVQKERDEEIEEARKEYEAEIEKAREEHETAVARLHEVEEEIEKVRNEHETEIETVRKERADILDGKNALDAGMKVIFGENPMPMVLVDRDLRALDLNDAYCTLMADTRDHLLRGTGRKIAIKRLSGEDNDAVFYRGKKTRSMLEVTVGEAKKIVEEYGIPIAGKTERTEKALFVFYDMTETKNAEAHLKEEMAKIKDLQIRSQTIVDENPMPILLLNPKFDIVAANEAYASMAGIRKDNLIGMSARSFRVLDQKGEGLKGAIQKKKRCYGEVTVELPSGVHILEQYGIPIYGGNGNLTDLIVVYNDITERRKEEETIRTLMAEAEERAEQFEKNARELGDIMTMVAQGDISQEAAIGEGDLLARVKEDYNRSLVKFREILGDVNSAVAVVASTSRETSRGAADIGKATEQVALATQQSSEGTRSLLQEIEEIRQQVTDLSASIEEIAGTTQEVMNQAVASSETGREGAEIGKVACKKMEVASAISEQSVSEINDLNTKMHEITKIIKLINEISNQTNLLALNAAIEAARAGEHGRGFSVVAGEIRNLAGDSKHASEHIEDLIASIQKDSEKTAASMRSSHQEIRDGIESVNAAIAALAKISAEIDAAARTVTEITRATDAQAQATNTVMEMIVRASENTKENLNRVEDMAALAEEVSASTQEVGSAAQELTGLSSDLKKKMDHFTIN; encoded by the coding sequence ATGATCTCAGGTAAACCAGGAAGAATGGCATTGTTTGCCGCTCCGTCGGCAATAATCGGTACAGACAGCGACCAGACAGAGGAGACAGGGCAGCAGATCGGTGAGTGTATCCGCCCCATCCTCGATGCGCTGAACAGTGCCCTGGCCGGAGACCCGTCGGCCTCCCTCCAGGGGAAAGAGATCCCTGAGTCCCTCTCAGAACTCGGGACGGCCGTCGAAGAGGCGATCGCACACATCCACGAGGCACGGGAGGAGGCCGGGAAGGCCAGAACGGAGCGCGAGGCCGAGATCGCAAAGATCCGGAAGGAGAGCGACGCCGAGATCGAGAAAGCCCGGAAGGAGCACGAAGCGGCGGTCGCACGTCTCCACACGGTCGAGGAAGAGACCGGAAAGGTCCAGAAGGAACGCGACGAGGAGATCGAGGAGGCCAGGAAGGAGTACGAGGCCGAGATCGAGAAGGCGAGAGAGGAGCATGAAACAGCGGTCGCACGCCTCCACGAGGTCGAGGAAGAGATTGAGAAGGTCCGGAACGAGCACGAGACAGAGATAGAGACCGTCAGAAAAGAACGTGCCGACATCCTCGACGGCAAAAACGCCCTTGATGCCGGCATGAAGGTCATCTTCGGCGAGAACCCGATGCCGATGGTCCTCGTCGACCGCGACCTCAGGGCCCTCGACCTCAATGACGCCTACTGCACCCTGATGGCCGACACCCGCGACCACCTCCTCAGGGGGACAGGGAGAAAGATCGCGATCAAGCGCCTCTCCGGCGAGGATAACGACGCTGTTTTCTACCGTGGAAAAAAGACCCGCTCCATGCTCGAAGTCACGGTCGGCGAGGCGAAAAAGATCGTGGAGGAGTACGGCATTCCCATCGCCGGGAAAACAGAACGGACCGAGAAGGCCCTCTTCGTCTTCTACGACATGACCGAGACGAAAAACGCCGAGGCACACCTGAAAGAGGAGATGGCGAAGATCAAGGACCTCCAGATCCGTTCCCAGACCATCGTTGACGAGAACCCCATGCCCATCCTGCTCCTCAACCCGAAGTTCGACATCGTCGCTGCAAATGAGGCATATGCCTCGATGGCAGGGATCAGGAAGGACAACCTGATCGGCATGAGCGCCCGCTCGTTCCGGGTCCTCGACCAGAAAGGGGAGGGCCTGAAAGGGGCAATTCAAAAGAAGAAGCGGTGTTACGGCGAAGTAACCGTCGAACTCCCCTCGGGCGTGCACATCCTCGAACAGTACGGGATCCCGATCTACGGCGGCAACGGCAACCTGACCGACCTGATCGTCGTCTACAACGACATCACCGAGCGTCGCAAAGAGGAGGAGACGATCAGGACGCTGATGGCCGAAGCCGAAGAGCGGGCAGAACAGTTCGAGAAGAATGCCAGAGAACTGGGCGACATCATGACGATGGTCGCGCAGGGCGACATCTCGCAGGAAGCCGCGATCGGCGAGGGTGACCTCCTGGCCAGAGTGAAAGAGGACTACAACAGGTCTCTTGTGAAGTTCAGGGAGATCCTCGGCGACGTCAACAGCGCCGTTGCCGTCGTGGCGTCGACCTCCAGGGAGACGAGCCGCGGGGCCGCCGACATCGGGAAGGCCACCGAACAGGTCGCCCTCGCCACCCAGCAGTCCTCGGAAGGGACACGGTCGCTCCTCCAGGAGATCGAAGAGATCAGGCAGCAGGTCACCGACCTTTCGGCCTCCATCGAGGAGATCGCCGGGACGACCCAGGAAGTGATGAACCAGGCCGTCGCCTCCTCAGAGACAGGTCGCGAAGGTGCGGAGATCGGAAAAGTTGCATGCAAGAAGATGGAGGTTGCCAGTGCCATCTCGGAACAGAGCGTCAGCGAGATCAACGACCTCAACACCAAGATGCACGAGATCACAAAGATCATCAAGTTGATCAACGAGATCTCCAACCAGACCAACCTCCTCGCCCTCAACGCCGCCATCGAGGCCGCCAGGGCGGGCGAACACGGGAGAGGTTTCTCCGTTGTCGCAGGCGAGATCAGGAACCTTGCCGGGGACTCGAAGCATGCCAGCGAGCATATCGAGGACCTGATCGCCTCGATCCAGAAAGACAGCGAGAAGACCGCGGCGTCCATGCGCTCATCGCATCAGGAGATCAGGGACGGCATCGAGAGCGTCAACGCGGCGATCGCGGCCCTGGCAAAGATCAGTGCCGAGATCGATGCCGCCGCGCGGACGGTCACCGAGATCACCAGGGCCACCGACGCCCAGGCACAGGCGACAAACACCGTCATGGAGATGATCGTCAGGGCCTCGGAAAACACCAAAGAAAACCTTAACAGGGTGGAGGACATGGCCGCCCTGGCAGAGGAGGTCAGCGCCTCCACACAGGAGGTCGGGAGCGCCGCCCAGGAACTCACCGGCCTCTCCTCGGACCTGAAGAAGAAAATGGACCACTTTACAATCAACTAA